The Pseudorhodobacter turbinis genome contains a region encoding:
- a CDS encoding PLD nuclease N-terminal domain-containing protein, which produces MTELNMFEFSGIGGLIILVLDVWALLAIAGSNATMGRKVLWALLVIFAPVLGFIIWFFFGPRAQK; this is translated from the coding sequence ATGACAGAGCTGAACATGTTCGAATTTTCCGGCATCGGCGGATTGATTATTCTGGTGCTGGACGTCTGGGCATTATTGGCAATCGCGGGGTCAAATGCCACCATGGGCCGCAAGGTTTTATGGGCTCTATTGGTGATCTTTGCGCCGGTTCTCGGCTTTATCATCTGGTTTTTTTTCGGGCCGCGGGCGCAGAAATAG
- a CDS encoding phospholipase D-like domain-containing protein — translation MSDQILRAVHVTAAQAYPALEEHFLDAESSILASFMVFDLSTRLRSKRGRAIGATWFDLVHHTLARGVNISISISDVDPIGRPKMHRAAMRTRRMFLAAAGVSNHPGRLQLKVLRHPAQTGRLIRLAIWPYILKRLYGVSKWLNGLTKAERRATLRDMPGMAEALTLRRGRLWPRLFVLPALYPCLHHQKLAVFDEKRLYIGGLDLNERRFDTLDHNQDGDQTWHDVQLEVEGAGVAAAVAHLRGFHAHTAGTTAPAPEAPPFLRTLSTRRRINWAHFGPHHAVDELHKAHLDEIARAERLIYIETQYFRDRALSRALARRARSAPDLRVILVLPAAPDDVAFEGKRGFDARFGAYLQARALRRLTRAFGNRVLVTSPAQRRQAAGDGPDRLHGAPLIYVHSKVSLFDDRAAIVASANLNRRSLFWDTEAGVRLDAPKDVAALTGPLLRHWWPEGAIPQSETPRALYDRWRTAIWANARRAPSDRECLLLPHDIARAEAFGKPVPILPEEMV, via the coding sequence GTGAGCGACCAGATCTTGCGCGCCGTTCACGTGACCGCAGCCCAGGCGTATCCCGCCCTTGAAGAACATTTCCTCGATGCGGAAAGCAGCATTCTGGCAAGCTTCATGGTGTTCGACCTTTCGACCCGCCTGCGGTCAAAACGCGGGCGCGCGATAGGGGCGACTTGGTTTGATCTTGTCCATCATACTTTGGCGCGCGGGGTGAATATATCCATCTCGATCAGTGATGTGGACCCGATTGGCCGCCCCAAAATGCACCGCGCCGCCATGCGCACCCGCCGCATGTTTCTGGCCGCAGCGGGGGTCAGCAACCATCCGGGCCGCTTGCAACTGAAGGTGCTGCGCCATCCCGCGCAGACAGGCAGGCTGATCCGTCTGGCGATTTGGCCCTATATCCTCAAGCGGCTTTACGGCGTGTCAAAATGGCTGAACGGATTGACCAAGGCTGAACGCAGGGCCACCCTGCGCGATATGCCGGGGATGGCAGAGGCGTTGACCCTTCGGCGGGGCAGGCTTTGGCCGCGGCTCTTTGTGCTTCCGGCGCTATATCCCTGTTTGCACCACCAAAAGCTGGCGGTGTTTGATGAAAAGCGGCTTTATATCGGCGGGCTGGACCTGAATGAGCGGCGGTTTGATACGCTTGATCACAATCAGGATGGCGACCAAACGTGGCATGATGTCCAGCTAGAGGTAGAGGGTGCAGGCGTTGCCGCCGCCGTTGCGCATCTGCGCGGCTTTCACGCCCATACAGCGGGGACAACCGCCCCCGCGCCCGAGGCCCCCCCGTTCTTGCGCACGCTGTCCACCCGTCGCCGGATCAATTGGGCACACTTTGGCCCGCATCACGCGGTCGATGAGCTTCATAAGGCCCATTTGGATGAAATCGCGCGGGCGGAACGGCTGATCTATATCGAAACCCAATATTTTCGGGACCGCGCGCTGTCACGTGCCTTGGCGCGTCGGGCCCGTTCGGCACCGGATTTGCGGGTGATCCTTGTTCTGCCCGCCGCCCCTGATGATGTCGCATTTGAGGGCAAGCGCGGGTTCGATGCGCGCTTTGGGGCATACCTGCAGGCACGCGCTTTGCGCCGTTTGACGCGCGCATTTGGCAATCGTGTGTTGGTGACCTCACCAGCGCAAAGGCGGCAGGCGGCTGGGGACGGCCCCGACCGATTGCACGGCGCGCCCTTGATCTACGTGCATTCCAAGGTTTCGCTGTTCGATGACCGCGCGGCGATTGTTGCCTCTGCCAACTTGAACCGCCGCAGCCTGTTTTGGGATACCGAGGCGGGGGTCAGGCTGGACGCGCCAAAAGATGTGGCGGCCCTGACGGGCCCGCTGTTGCGCCATTGGTGGCCGGAGGGTGCGATCCCGCAGAGCGAGACACCCCGCGCGCTTTATGACCGTTGGCGCACCGCGATCTGGGCCAATGCCCGGCGTGCGCCGTCTGACCGTGAATGTCTGCTTTTGCCGCATGATATCGCACGGGCCGAGGCGTTCGGAAAACCGGTCCCGATACTGCCCGAAGAAATGGTGTGA
- a CDS encoding phage holin family protein, whose protein sequence is MPPEEDQPPVSELLSQAASHLGRIFAAEAGLMRLDLRSAKQAAAMAAVFCCLAVLLALVSVLLLGMALASGLIALGLPPWVAQFVAGASLMVLGIAALLRAQAMLRRVTGLPARVYARLTGDVDAVVKATKAEDTQ, encoded by the coding sequence ATGCCCCCTGAAGAAGATCAACCGCCTGTCAGTGAATTGCTCAGTCAGGCAGCATCTCACCTTGGCCGCATCTTTGCGGCCGAGGCAGGATTGATGCGGCTGGACCTACGGTCCGCGAAACAGGCGGCGGCGATGGCCGCCGTTTTTTGTTGTCTGGCGGTTCTGCTTGCGCTCGTGTCTGTCCTGCTTTTGGGGATGGCATTGGCCAGCGGCTTGATCGCCTTGGGGCTGCCGCCTTGGGTGGCGCAATTCGTGGCGGGTGCTTCGCTGATGGTCCTTGGCATAGCGGCCTTGCTGCGGGCGCAGGCAATGCTGCGGCGTGTGACCGGCCTGCCCGCGCGGGTTTACGCGCGGCTGACCGGGGACGTCGACGCCGTGGTGAAAGCCACCAAGGCGGAGGACACACAATGA
- a CDS encoding DUF1328 domain-containing protein, whose translation MLGWALTFLIVALIAAALGFGGIAGASAGIAKILFFIFIVLFVVAMIARALKGRPPL comes from the coding sequence ATGCTAGGTTGGGCCCTTACTTTTCTGATTGTTGCGCTTATTGCGGCGGCCCTTGGATTTGGTGGTATCGCAGGCGCTTCTGCCGGGATTGCCAAGATTCTGTTCTTTATCTTTATCGTTCTGTTTGTGGTGGCAATGATCGCGCGCGCGTTGAAGGGGCGTCCTCCGCTCTGA
- a CDS encoding CsbD family protein, giving the protein MNMDQIKGKWKQIKGAAKEQWGELTDDELDQIEGNRDQLVGKVQERYGRSKEQAEQEVDDFLNKA; this is encoded by the coding sequence ATGAATATGGATCAAATCAAAGGCAAGTGGAAGCAGATCAAAGGCGCCGCAAAAGAGCAATGGGGCGAGCTGACCGATGATGAGCTGGACCAGATTGAAGGCAATCGTGACCAGCTGGTCGGCAAGGTGCAAGAGCGCTACGGCCGCTCCAAAGAGCAGGCAGAGCAGGAAGTGGATGACTTCCTCAACAAAGCCTGA